From the genome of Bombyx mori chromosome 16, ASM3026992v2, one region includes:
- the LOC101743692 gene encoding protein I'm not dead yet, protein MSTAVVENGQNVNDEIRGQTYYFPGGGSSASLWQRINLFISIYWKSIIVVLTPLLLLPIPILNNGPAYRCMYVVLIMAVFWVLELLPLPVTSMLPIVLFPTMGILDSDKTCAAYMKETNMMFMGGLMIAAGVQHSKLPKRVALWTVQVVGCSHRRLNFGLTFVTMFISMWVSNAAATTMMVPIVDAILEVLEQQGLGDVYINKKNQPTENGKEAKASGPVKNTDDEAPMPSNITICYYLSIAYASTLGGCGTLVGTATNSAFKGIFDSEFPEYSSSVNFFWFMAYSTPPMLLMQFLVWMSLQITFMGMFRPNSEAAKAVNLASSGSTNTMKVIKETYRSLGPITFHEKASGFLFIFAVLLYILRKPGFMPGWADVLTAMKVKDGVTSMFIVILMIILPMSTDFLKFFSSNASYEELAASKPSPSIVTWNILKEKIPWGLLFLLGGGFALAEGSKATGLSSMIGSSLQGLAGQPHWLVLLVVVLVIQFITEFTSNVAIANLTLPVLANMARVLRIDPRYLMVPATLACSMAFHMPVGTPPNAIVAGVAHIPTARMAVGGIGPKIITTLIVWGSYLTWGSVIFPVGDAPTALYNATATALSANVTLGCDIAYSSLPAAGRFNCTVPGNGTALAEVAKGLFRCDYLPYDS, encoded by the exons ATGTCTACCGCCGTGGTTGAGAATGGACAAAATGTTAATGATGAAATtag gGGTCAAACATACTACTTCCCTGGGGGTGGGTCGAGTGCATCGCTATGGCAAcggataaatttatttatatctatttacTGGAAGTCTATAATAGTAGTGCTAACACCACTGCTACTGCTGCCCATACCGATCTTGAATAATGGACCa GCCTACAGATGTATGTACGTGGTCCTAATCATGGCAGTGTTTTGGGTCCTCGAACTCCTCCCCCTACCGGTAACTTCAATGTTGCCGATCGTCCTGTTCCCGACTATGGGCATCTTGGATTCGGATAAGACCTGCGCGGCCTACATGAAGGAAACCAACATGATGTTCATGGGAGGCTTGATGATTGCTGCTGGGGTGCAGCACTCCAAGTTGCCAAAGAGGGTTGCACTATGGACAGTTCAAGTCGTAGGCTGTTCACATAGAAG gTTGAACTTTGGATTGACGTTTGTGACTATGTTCATATCTATGTGGGTATCTAATGCAGCTGCCACGACCATGATGGTGCCAATCGTAGATGCCATACTCGAAGTTTTGGAACAG CAAGGCCTAGGTGACGTGTACATAAATAAGAAGAATCAGCCAACAGAAAATGGTAAAGAAGCGAAGGCCAGTGGACCAGTAAAGAACACTGATGATGA AGCACCAATGCCAAGTAACATAACTATATGCTACTACCTAAGCATTGCCTATGCCTCGACCCTTGGCGGTTGCGGCACTCTGGTCGGGACAGCAACGAATTCTGCGTTCAAAGGAATTTTTGATTC TGAGTTTCCTGAGTACTCGAGTTCGGTGAACTTCTTCTGGTTCATGGCGTACAGCACTCCGCCGATGCTGCTGATGCAGTTCCTCGTGTGGATGTCGTTACAGATCACCTTCATGGGAATGTTCAG ACCTAACAGCGAAGCCGCCAAGGCAGTGAACCTCGCCAGCTCCGGCTCCACGAATACCATGAAGGTTATCAAGGAGACGTACAGGAGTCTAGGACCCATCACTTTCCATGAAAAA GCTTCAGGTTTCCTGTTCATCTTTGCGGTGCTCCTGTACATCTTGAGGAAGCCAGGCTTCATGCCGGGCTGGGCTGACGTCCTCACCGCCAT GAAAGTGAAAGACGGCGTGACGTCAATGTTCATAGTGATCCTGATGATCATACTGCCCATGTCCACGGACTTCCTCAAGTTCTTCTCATCTAACGCTTCTT ACGAGGAGCTGGCGGCCTCCAAGCCGTCGCCCAGCATCGTCACGTGGAACATCCTCAAGGAGAAGATTCCCTGGGGATTACTGTTCTTGTTGG GCGGAGGGTTCGCGCTGGCGGAGGGCAGCAAGGCGACGGGCTTGTCGTCCATGATCGGCAGCTCGCTGCAGGGGCTCGCCGGGCAGCCGCACTGGCTCGTGCTGCTCGTCGTGGTGCTCGTCATCCAGTTCATCACCGAGTTCACCTCCAACGTGGCCATCGCCAACCTCACCCTGCCCGTGCTGGCCAACATG GCTCGCGTTCTGAGGATAGACCCGCGCTACCTGATGGTCCCGGCCACGCTGGCGTGCTCCATGGCCTTCCACATGCCCGTGGGCACGCCGCCCAACGCCATCGTGGCCGGGGTCGCACACATCCCCACCGCCAGAATG GCCGTCGGCGGGATCGGACCTAAGATTATAACGACATTAATAGTGTGGGGCTCGTACCTGACTTGGGGCTCGGTGATATTCCCGGTCGGGGACGCGCCGACCGCGCTGTACAACGCCACCGCGACCGCGCTCTCCGCCAACGTGACCCTGGGCTGCGACATCGCCTACTCCTCGCTGCCGGCCGCCGGACGCTTCAACTGTACCGTCCCCGGGAACGGGACCGCGCTGGCCGAAGTCGCCAAGGGACTCTTCAGATGCGACTACCTGCCCTACGACAGTTGA